One genomic segment of Pandoraea sputorum includes these proteins:
- a CDS encoding branched-chain amino acid ABC transporter permease, protein MTILIQLIYSGIALGMIYAVIAFGYQLTFATSGTLNFGQGEALMLGALVGLTLVDTLGLNYWLMIPIVCLFGLVQGAFVERIGVKPALRIKSEFGWIMSTIALGIIFKNVAENLWGRDDLKFPSPLPEAPINLLGANVLPMELLVVVGALLMMAAVEFFNRRSIYGKAVVATANDRDAAGLMGINTSLVITFSYALSSMAAAFAGVLVAPLTLTGATMGAVLGLKAFAVAIIGGLSSGMGVLVGGVILGVAETTTAFYISTGYKDVPGLVLLLLVLAVKPAGLFGKTAIKKV, encoded by the coding sequence ATGACCATCCTGATTCAACTCATCTACAGCGGTATCGCGCTGGGGATGATCTACGCCGTGATCGCCTTCGGTTACCAACTGACGTTTGCGACGTCCGGCACCCTGAACTTCGGCCAGGGCGAAGCGCTGATGCTCGGCGCACTCGTCGGCCTGACGCTCGTCGACACCCTCGGGCTGAACTACTGGCTGATGATTCCGATCGTCTGCCTGTTCGGTCTCGTGCAAGGCGCGTTCGTCGAACGCATCGGCGTGAAACCCGCATTGCGGATCAAGTCGGAGTTCGGCTGGATCATGTCCACCATTGCGCTGGGCATCATCTTCAAGAACGTTGCGGAAAACCTCTGGGGCCGCGACGACCTCAAATTCCCGTCGCCGCTGCCCGAAGCCCCTATCAATCTGCTTGGGGCGAACGTGCTGCCGATGGAACTGCTCGTGGTCGTGGGCGCGCTGCTCATGATGGCTGCCGTCGAGTTCTTCAACCGTCGCTCGATCTACGGCAAGGCCGTGGTGGCCACCGCGAACGATCGCGACGCCGCAGGGCTCATGGGCATCAACACAAGTCTGGTGATCACGTTCTCGTACGCGCTGTCGTCGATGGCCGCTGCGTTTGCCGGCGTGCTGGTCGCACCGCTTACGCTGACCGGTGCCACGATGGGGGCTGTGCTGGGTCTCAAGGCATTCGCCGTGGCGATCATCGGTGGTCTGTCGAGCGGTATGGGCGTGCTCGTGGGCGGCGTGATCCTCGGCGTGGCCGAAACCACGACCGCGTTCTACATTTCGACCGGCTATAAAGACGTGCCGGGTCTCGTACTGCTGCTGCTCGTGCTGGCTGTGAAGCCTGCAGGTTTGTTCGGCAAGACGGCCATCAAGAAGGTGTAA
- a CDS encoding putative bifunctional diguanylate cyclase/phosphodiesterase, translating into MAGELGNERDDDRNTNDFSDELSELTGTRRRWRITARLDELFRSISLYAVPAAIMLLSGIVLMFQESQYAVRGATPVSFQAQGDFPATFNPPMAQRALERAPLVQQFSTHLSEAPVWFRFSVPPVGGQERTVIEFPSRHAQTLACWRSPDTPAIGRADRGDVSGAIRTSKAGFSIDLGHLVEPVTLLCQGTFSGPAHLSLVAWPGPELRISEREFHRSNGLLEGGLLTLSAFVLVTAIINKEWLYVLFAAWLIGNLRLAANSLGADTQWLERAIPMEWDALVRKATFAIYYVLTYSLFTQLFKKELRLIGLRWMVMVLQWAGVVLCCAAIALPYAHFIPVLWAVAALGIVIVLVLLVRILVLTRSRVAVWYSASLAIVLFATFSEVIAAAFNARALSSALNSVTAALFSSLMAALAIAEQMRLEHKGKLEAQTELRNAYDVTPVGLFTLNDQGVFVRGNAALHTMLGIPNTEGRTFRWDQYFGQSTWRMLLDVAQHSDESELEILSLPRDDGRISRYLVKAIFSDGRIEGSLQDITERARTMEQLRYLAENDPLTGVSNRRGIEKSLGEAIRTLSDARPAALAYLDLDRFKLVNDLFGHAAGDEVLRQACDRMRARLSTEQSVGRTGGDEFIVVFRDATIKEAAAVARRLVDAIAGEPYQIGERAFQVRASAGVIELTTDMRVPDAISSADRACREAKKSRRELVVYERGAAAFRERLAELRLIDALDAGLTPNTLFLEMQPIMEMASPGDSLNFEVLLRMRDSDGNIVPASRIISAAEENGTIGMIDKWVLTNTLAWIDTHRNQLSKTRFVCVNLSGASLNDEHFVRDIFATLAAHERSVGLLCIEITETVALHDLDNTRRFVDRIHQLGGRIALDDFGAGFSSFSYLKDLAVDAIKIDGAFVKSMAAHPANLAIVEAIVALAKNLGIRSVAEWVEDAATLEALSELGVDYVQGFLIARPQTPEAILAADSAASFIRDPQLATLLGELEQSFYRSPANRSALH; encoded by the coding sequence ATGGCGGGGGAACTCGGCAACGAGCGCGACGACGACCGTAACACGAACGATTTCTCCGATGAGTTGAGCGAACTCACCGGCACGCGGCGCCGTTGGCGCATCACGGCCCGGCTCGACGAACTCTTTCGCAGCATTTCCCTTTACGCGGTGCCCGCAGCGATCATGCTGCTCTCGGGCATCGTGCTCATGTTCCAGGAAAGTCAGTACGCGGTGCGCGGTGCCACCCCGGTGAGCTTTCAGGCGCAGGGCGATTTTCCTGCGACGTTCAATCCGCCAATGGCACAGAGGGCACTGGAGCGTGCGCCGCTGGTCCAGCAATTCAGCACACATCTGTCCGAAGCGCCCGTGTGGTTCCGCTTCTCGGTGCCGCCGGTGGGCGGGCAGGAGCGAACCGTTATCGAGTTTCCCTCGCGACACGCGCAGACGCTTGCCTGCTGGCGAAGCCCCGACACGCCCGCCATTGGCCGCGCCGACCGGGGCGATGTCAGCGGTGCGATCCGCACGTCGAAGGCGGGCTTCTCGATCGACCTCGGTCATCTGGTCGAGCCGGTCACGTTGTTGTGTCAGGGCACGTTCTCCGGCCCGGCGCATCTGTCGCTCGTCGCCTGGCCTGGGCCCGAGTTGCGCATATCCGAGAGGGAATTTCATCGTAGCAACGGACTACTCGAAGGCGGTCTGCTGACCCTCTCGGCGTTCGTGCTCGTCACCGCCATCATCAACAAGGAATGGTTGTATGTACTGTTCGCCGCCTGGCTGATCGGCAACCTGCGACTTGCCGCCAACTCGCTCGGCGCGGATACACAGTGGCTGGAGCGCGCCATTCCGATGGAGTGGGACGCACTGGTACGCAAGGCGACGTTCGCCATCTATTACGTGCTGACCTATTCGCTGTTCACGCAGCTCTTCAAGAAGGAACTGCGTCTGATCGGCCTGCGCTGGATGGTGATGGTGTTGCAATGGGCGGGCGTGGTGCTGTGCTGCGCTGCCATCGCGTTGCCGTATGCGCATTTCATTCCTGTGCTGTGGGCCGTGGCGGCCTTAGGCATCGTGATCGTGCTGGTGCTGCTCGTGCGCATTCTGGTGCTCACGCGCTCTCGCGTGGCGGTCTGGTATAGCGCATCGCTGGCCATCGTGCTGTTCGCGACGTTCTCCGAGGTCATCGCCGCCGCCTTCAATGCGCGCGCGTTGTCGTCGGCGCTTAATAGCGTGACGGCGGCGCTGTTCTCGAGCCTGATGGCCGCACTGGCGATTGCCGAGCAGATGCGACTGGAACACAAAGGCAAGCTTGAAGCCCAGACCGAATTGCGCAACGCCTACGACGTGACGCCGGTCGGCCTCTTCACATTGAACGATCAGGGGGTGTTCGTCCGGGGCAATGCAGCGCTGCACACCATGCTTGGCATTCCCAACACCGAGGGGCGCACGTTCCGCTGGGACCAGTATTTCGGTCAGAGCACGTGGCGCATGCTGCTCGACGTCGCCCAGCACAGCGACGAGTCCGAGCTTGAAATTCTCTCGCTGCCTCGCGACGACGGGCGTATCAGCCGTTACCTCGTGAAGGCGATTTTCTCCGACGGGCGTATCGAGGGTTCGTTGCAGGACATTACGGAACGCGCCCGCACGATGGAGCAACTGCGGTATCTGGCGGAGAACGACCCGCTCACGGGCGTTTCGAACCGGCGCGGTATCGAAAAATCGTTGGGCGAAGCCATCCGCACGCTCTCTGATGCGCGTCCGGCGGCGCTGGCTTACCTCGATCTGGACCGCTTCAAACTCGTCAACGACTTATTCGGGCATGCGGCGGGCGACGAGGTGTTGCGTCAGGCCTGCGACCGGATGCGTGCGCGGTTGTCGACGGAACAGAGCGTAGGACGCACCGGCGGCGACGAGTTCATCGTGGTCTTTCGCGACGCCACTATCAAGGAAGCGGCGGCGGTGGCGCGACGTCTGGTGGACGCTATCGCCGGGGAACCGTATCAGATCGGCGAGCGGGCGTTTCAGGTACGCGCGTCGGCCGGTGTCATCGAGCTGACGACAGACATGCGTGTGCCCGACGCGATTTCGTCCGCCGACCGGGCTTGCCGCGAGGCGAAGAAGAGCCGTCGCGAACTGGTTGTCTACGAACGCGGGGCGGCGGCATTCCGGGAGCGTCTGGCGGAGTTGCGTCTGATCGACGCGCTCGACGCCGGTCTCACGCCCAACACGTTGTTCCTGGAAATGCAGCCGATCATGGAGATGGCGTCGCCGGGCGACTCGCTGAACTTCGAGGTGCTGCTGCGCATGCGCGATTCGGACGGCAATATCGTGCCGGCATCGCGCATCATCAGCGCTGCGGAAGAGAACGGCACCATCGGCATGATCGACAAATGGGTGCTCACGAATACGTTGGCGTGGATCGATACGCATCGGAACCAGTTGTCCAAGACGCGCTTCGTTTGCGTCAACCTCTCAGGGGCATCGCTCAACGACGAGCATTTCGTGCGGGATATCTTTGCGACGCTGGCCGCGCATGAGCGTTCGGTGGGGCTGCTGTGCATCGAAATCACCGAGACGGTCGCGTTGCACGATCTGGACAACACGCGACGCTTCGTCGATCGCATCCACCAGTTGGGCGGACGCATCGCGCTCGACGACTTCGGCGCGGGCTTCAGTTCGTTTTCCTATCTCAAGGACCTCGCGGTCGACGCGATCAAGATCGACGGCGCGTTCGTCAAGAGCATGGCAGCGCACCCGGCCAATCTGGCCATCGTCGAGGCCATCGTGGCGCTTGCCAAGAACCTCGGCATTCGCAGCGTGGCGGAGTGGGTCGAAGACGCCGCAACGCTGGAAGCGCTCTCCGAGCTTGGCGTCGACTACGTGCAGGGCTTTCTCATCGCCCGGCCGCAAACGCCCGAAGCGATCCTCGCCGCCGACTCCGCCGCAAGCTTCATTCGCGATCCGCAACTGGCGACTTTGCTTGGTGAACTGGAGCAGTCTTTCTATCGCTCCCCGGCTAACCGCTCGGCGCTGCACTGA
- a CDS encoding branched-chain amino acid ABC transporter ATP-binding protein/permease — translation MTAQTSTARGAGDLGGTRALTKIAAVLGIVALFGFPLAVGNPYYIHMIETIMIYAILLFGLDIVVGYTGQVSLGHAGLFGIGAYVAGVFFAKLGLSLWLALPAAILVTAAFGAILALPALRVIGPYLAMVTLAFGTIIQILINEMDFLTSGPMGIKLTKPVIGGHPIDETEYYWIVAVLLLLSMLVAHRILKSHLGRAFEALRDSPVASDCMGVSVYRYKVYAFVISAGFAGLAGSLYAYSEQYISPNTYNFELTILFLLAVIMGGRKTRSGSLLGAAIIVLLPQLLDDINIFRIVASAIAAITTVAAVAAVARGRTTLAKAAVPVIGTIALAGVTWWRDSITDWRLTIFGLMILFVVYYLPDGIIGFLRSRILHRRRTLTVSATQVDETAADSNEPVLMAAASGPEELLKVRQLLMQFDGLKALNQVDLTVKRGTIHGLIGPNGSGKSTMMNVLTGIYVPTAGSIEFAGESLAGRTSSDIALSGVARTFQNVQLFGEMTALENVLVGLHHTFHSTLVDVSLRLPRYKREEDGARARAMRLLEFVGLASLADEEARNLPYGKQRLLEIARALALDPRLLLLDEPAAGLTAPDIRELLAIIRKIRDHGITVILIEHHMDVVMSTCQTVSVLDFGQKIAEGLPAQIQADEKVIEAYLGGASTAH, via the coding sequence ATGACCGCACAGACCTCCACTGCACGCGGGGCCGGCGATCTCGGCGGCACGCGCGCGTTGACCAAGATCGCTGCCGTGCTCGGCATCGTCGCGCTATTCGGCTTTCCTCTGGCCGTCGGCAACCCGTATTACATTCACATGATCGAGACGATCATGATCTACGCGATCCTGCTCTTCGGGCTGGATATCGTCGTGGGTTATACGGGGCAGGTGTCACTGGGCCACGCGGGCCTGTTCGGCATTGGTGCCTACGTTGCGGGTGTTTTTTTCGCCAAACTGGGACTCTCGCTCTGGCTTGCACTGCCTGCCGCCATTCTGGTCACCGCTGCCTTCGGTGCGATCCTCGCACTGCCAGCGTTGCGCGTGATCGGGCCGTATCTGGCGATGGTGACGCTGGCCTTCGGCACGATCATCCAGATCCTGATCAACGAGATGGACTTCCTGACGTCCGGACCGATGGGCATCAAGCTCACGAAGCCGGTCATCGGCGGTCATCCGATCGACGAGACGGAGTACTACTGGATCGTCGCCGTACTACTGCTGTTGAGCATGCTCGTCGCACACCGCATTTTGAAGTCGCACCTCGGTCGCGCTTTCGAAGCATTGCGCGATTCGCCGGTGGCGTCGGATTGTATGGGTGTGTCGGTGTATCGCTACAAGGTGTATGCGTTCGTGATCAGCGCCGGGTTTGCCGGTCTGGCCGGTAGCCTGTATGCCTATTCCGAGCAGTACATCTCGCCGAACACGTACAACTTCGAGCTGACGATTCTCTTCCTGCTGGCCGTCATCATGGGCGGACGCAAGACGCGCAGCGGTTCGCTGCTGGGCGCGGCGATCATCGTGTTGCTGCCGCAGTTGCTCGACGACATCAACATTTTCCGAATTGTCGCGTCGGCCATCGCTGCCATCACGACGGTGGCGGCGGTCGCTGCGGTCGCACGAGGTCGCACCACGCTCGCCAAGGCCGCCGTGCCGGTGATCGGCACCATCGCACTGGCCGGTGTGACCTGGTGGCGCGACAGCATCACCGACTGGCGTCTGACGATCTTCGGTCTGATGATCCTGTTCGTCGTGTACTACCTGCCGGACGGCATTATCGGTTTCCTGCGCTCGCGCATTTTGCATCGCCGCCGCACGCTCACGGTGTCGGCCACGCAGGTGGACGAAACGGCTGCCGACAGCAACGAACCGGTGCTCATGGCGGCTGCCAGCGGTCCGGAAGAGTTGCTGAAGGTGCGTCAGTTGCTGATGCAGTTCGATGGCCTGAAGGCGCTCAACCAGGTGGACCTGACGGTCAAGCGCGGCACGATTCACGGCCTGATCGGTCCGAACGGCTCGGGCAAGAGCACGATGATGAACGTGCTGACGGGCATCTATGTGCCTACGGCCGGGAGTATCGAGTTCGCCGGGGAGTCGCTGGCCGGACGCACGTCTTCCGACATTGCTTTGTCGGGCGTGGCGCGAACGTTCCAGAACGTGCAGCTTTTCGGTGAAATGACGGCGCTCGAAAACGTGCTGGTCGGTCTGCACCACACGTTCCACTCGACGCTGGTCGACGTCTCGCTGCGTCTGCCGCGATACAAGCGCGAAGAAGACGGTGCACGTGCGCGTGCCATGCGTCTGCTGGAGTTTGTGGGGCTGGCGTCGCTAGCCGACGAAGAGGCCCGCAACCTGCCGTACGGCAAACAGCGTCTGCTCGAAATCGCCCGTGCGCTCGCACTCGATCCGCGTCTGCTGTTGCTCGACGAACCGGCGGCCGGTCTGACGGCACCCGATATTCGCGAGTTGCTCGCCATCATCCGCAAGATTCGCGATCACGGCATTACGGTGATTCTGATCGAGCACCACATGGACGTCGTGATGAGCACCTGTCAGACGGTGTCGGTACTGGACTTCGGGCAGAAGATTGCCGAAGGGCTGCCAGCGCAGATTCAGGCTGACGAGAAGGTGATCGAGGCGTATCTGGGCGGCGCATCGACCGCGCACTGA
- a CDS encoding DNA translocase FtsK, whose product MGFGWFGLSTFWLLALCWPGVRGLLGGEIRIFGPGTLRMLLGVPLAMVSSATLAALTGGDGNTAGGSIGQSLSHGLSVALGGTLAMGLSGFVLLFSLPLVFGTTWWGMVSRRPSADDEDDAPAFDPRDARESRESRFDTAAREPVRGLSQMSFDTSERGERSYTPTVGQGHHNVGSLIEEPVPRRRGLAAQPRWKLSDEERARLDAMQPPPLTVRGAPRAEPTFGASAATRSAGKGTSVGRTTPVVAAAVGAAGAIGSSGSAAAATAAATRAVLPRGAYAAKLSRGEALRTTEFVRAEPGLTPRGPRPAASSQAPVVQRPASVSTNATPATNTASHAEPLDATSLPGATGYRRPVGMAPAHLRGTVVHSPFRKPQLGLEDIPPRGAPPRPQGLTSQTPSVAGDEASTQSATNAAASALSAPASPALQATQASQAAPVMRGAASWSAADAAVPLASDVAEFSPIDWSVNDVVEPSTEPVPEGPSPEMLAEQEAAREAARAAEQARIDAMIALRQEAEALLRDLRDWASPVSSDASDAPTSPQPSDAVAVETYDAMPKSLDSDVDIAIPEIPSLAASPEVAEAEPQMPPPVAPLTPAEVLNLPPLMQLRPPVAPASGAAMPSSVPPRPFVFADVLASVEAYDATVTAPATQTVTVQNAVTSVENAAEASAEDDALPPFDVAERVVPVDIDEAPEPSAKPHYVLRADGTWARADGLPLTSDDTTSLAQPTPEHLPPATPVIPVIPSFAAASPASQTANFTADTPYELPPPRVAIDYDLPALDLLAPATASDHANVVSDEALAAVSQLIEQRLAEFKVPVTVVGASAGPVITRFEVEPAVGVRGAQVVGLMKDLARALGVTSIRVVETIPGKTCMGLELPNAQRQMIRLSEILNAPVFDTHRSRLALAMGKDITGEPIVADLARAPHLLVAGTTGSGKSVAVNAMILSLLYKATPDDVRLIMIDPKMLELSVYGGIPHLLAPVVTDMKQAAHALNWCVGEMEKRYRLMSALGVRNLAGYNEKIDAAHAAGEKVSNPFSLTPDAPEPLDRLPFIVVVIDELADLMMVAGKKIEELIARLAQKARAAGIHLILATQRPSVDVITGLIKANIPTRVAFQVSSKIDSRTILDQMGAESLLGQGDMLFLPPGTGYPQRVHGAFVADDEVHRVVQHWQQYGEPDYDEAILAGDPADAASADLFGDAAGDAEADPLYDEAAAFVLNSRRASISAVQRQLRIGYNRAARLIEQMEAAGLVTPMGRNGTREVVAPGE is encoded by the coding sequence ATGGGGTTTGGCTGGTTCGGACTGTCGACGTTTTGGTTGCTGGCACTGTGCTGGCCTGGCGTACGGGGTCTGCTTGGCGGTGAGATACGAATCTTCGGCCCCGGCACGCTCCGTATGCTGCTTGGCGTTCCGCTGGCCATGGTGTCCAGCGCCACGCTCGCTGCGCTGACGGGCGGCGACGGCAACACTGCCGGTGGCAGCATCGGCCAGTCGCTCTCCCACGGTTTGAGCGTCGCGCTCGGCGGCACGCTGGCCATGGGTCTCTCCGGCTTCGTCCTCCTCTTTTCTCTCCCGCTTGTCTTCGGCACCACCTGGTGGGGCATGGTCTCGCGTCGCCCATCGGCCGACGACGAGGACGACGCGCCTGCGTTCGACCCGCGCGATGCACGGGAATCGCGCGAATCCCGTTTCGACACCGCCGCGCGTGAGCCGGTCCGTGGTTTGTCCCAGATGTCGTTCGACACGAGTGAGCGTGGCGAGCGCAGCTACACGCCGACGGTCGGACAAGGTCACCACAACGTCGGCAGTCTGATCGAAGAGCCGGTGCCGCGTCGTCGTGGTCTGGCGGCGCAACCGCGCTGGAAGCTGTCGGACGAAGAACGTGCGCGTCTTGATGCCATGCAACCCCCGCCCCTGACCGTGCGCGGCGCGCCGCGCGCCGAGCCGACGTTTGGCGCGAGTGCGGCGACGCGTTCGGCAGGGAAGGGGACTTCGGTCGGACGTACAACGCCAGTAGTCGCGGCAGCGGTGGGGGCCGCGGGTGCTATCGGGTCATCCGGTAGCGCTGCAGCAGCAACGGCTGCGGCGACGCGTGCTGTCCTCCCGCGTGGTGCGTATGCCGCAAAACTGAGTCGTGGCGAAGCGCTGCGAACGACGGAATTCGTGCGCGCTGAGCCGGGCCTGACGCCTCGCGGACCGCGACCGGCCGCGTCGTCGCAGGCGCCCGTCGTACAGCGCCCCGCGTCGGTATCGACGAACGCAACCCCCGCAACGAATACCGCTTCGCACGCCGAACCGCTGGATGCCACCTCGCTGCCAGGCGCGACCGGTTATCGTCGCCCTGTCGGTATGGCCCCGGCGCACCTGCGCGGCACGGTCGTGCACAGTCCGTTCCGCAAGCCGCAGTTGGGTCTCGAAGATATTCCGCCGCGCGGCGCACCGCCGCGTCCGCAAGGGCTGACGTCGCAGACACCGTCTGTGGCGGGCGATGAGGCCTCAACGCAGAGTGCGACGAATGCCGCCGCGTCGGCACTTTCTGCACCTGCGTCGCCAGCATTGCAAGCGACGCAAGCATCGCAAGCAGCGCCGGTCATGCGTGGTGCCGCCTCATGGTCGGCGGCCGATGCTGCTGTCCCGCTGGCGTCCGACGTGGCAGAGTTTTCGCCTATCGACTGGTCGGTCAACGACGTCGTTGAACCGTCCACCGAGCCGGTGCCCGAAGGCCCGAGCCCGGAAATGCTGGCTGAACAGGAAGCTGCGCGAGAAGCCGCGCGCGCGGCCGAGCAGGCAAGGATCGACGCGATGATTGCGCTGCGTCAGGAAGCGGAGGCATTGCTGCGCGACTTGCGAGATTGGGCGTCACCGGTGTCGTCAGACGCCAGCGATGCGCCGACATCGCCGCAACCGTCTGACGCGGTCGCCGTTGAGACGTACGACGCGATGCCGAAGTCGCTCGATAGCGATGTCGACATCGCTATCCCCGAGATTCCTTCGCTAGCGGCGTCACCCGAGGTCGCAGAGGCTGAGCCGCAAATGCCGCCGCCCGTGGCGCCGCTCACGCCTGCGGAAGTTCTTAATTTACCGCCGCTGATGCAACTTCGGCCGCCGGTTGCTCCGGCATCCGGGGCAGCGATGCCCTCATCTGTGCCGCCGCGTCCGTTCGTCTTCGCCGACGTGCTGGCAAGTGTCGAAGCGTATGACGCTACCGTCACGGCACCTGCAACGCAAACCGTCACCGTGCAAAACGCCGTCACGTCGGTGGAGAATGCTGCTGAGGCGTCGGCTGAAGACGATGCACTTCCGCCTTTCGACGTCGCTGAGCGCGTCGTTCCGGTGGACATCGACGAAGCCCCTGAGCCTTCCGCGAAACCGCATTACGTTCTGCGTGCCGATGGCACGTGGGCGAGGGCGGATGGGTTGCCGCTGACGTCGGACGATACGACGTCGCTTGCACAGCCGACACCCGAACACCTGCCGCCTGCTACGCCGGTGATCCCCGTGATCCCGTCGTTCGCTGCGGCATCCCCGGCATCGCAAACCGCAAACTTCACCGCAGACACGCCTTACGAGCTACCGCCACCGCGTGTCGCCATCGACTACGACCTGCCTGCGCTGGACCTGCTGGCGCCGGCCACGGCCAGCGACCATGCCAACGTTGTCTCGGACGAAGCGCTCGCCGCAGTGAGCCAACTGATCGAGCAGCGCCTTGCCGAATTCAAGGTGCCGGTGACGGTCGTCGGTGCATCCGCCGGACCGGTCATCACGCGCTTCGAGGTGGAACCGGCCGTCGGTGTGCGCGGCGCGCAGGTCGTGGGTCTCATGAAGGATCTGGCGCGCGCGCTGGGCGTTACGTCCATCCGCGTGGTCGAGACGATTCCCGGCAAGACGTGCATGGGGCTTGAATTGCCGAATGCACAGCGTCAGATGATCCGTCTTTCGGAAATTCTGAACGCGCCGGTCTTCGACACGCATCGCTCGCGTCTCGCACTGGCGATGGGCAAGGACATCACGGGCGAGCCGATCGTGGCCGATCTGGCACGTGCGCCGCACTTGCTCGTGGCGGGTACGACGGGCTCGGGCAAATCGGTGGCGGTGAATGCCATGATCCTGTCGCTGCTCTACAAGGCGACACCGGATGACGTTCGCCTCATCATGATCGATCCGAAGATGCTGGAACTGTCCGTCTACGGCGGCATTCCGCATCTGCTTGCACCGGTCGTCACCGACATGAAGCAAGCCGCGCACGCGCTGAATTGGTGCGTCGGCGAAATGGAGAAACGCTACCGGTTGATGTCGGCGCTTGGCGTGCGCAATCTGGCGGGGTACAACGAAAAAATCGATGCCGCGCACGCTGCGGGCGAGAAGGTCAGCAACCCGTTCTCGCTGACGCCGGACGCGCCCGAGCCGCTGGACCGTTTGCCGTTTATCGTCGTGGTCATCGACGAACTGGCCGATCTCATGATGGTGGCGGGCAAGAAGATCGAGGAGCTGATCGCGCGTCTTGCCCAGAAGGCGCGGGCTGCCGGTATCCACCTGATTCTGGCGACGCAGCGCCCGTCGGTCGACGTCATCACAGGACTCATCAAGGCGAACATTCCAACGCGGGTTGCCTTCCAGGTGTCGTCGAAAATCGACTCGCGCACGATCCTCGATCAAATGGGGGCAGAGTCGTTGCTGGGGCAGGGCGACATGCTGTTCCTGCCGCCGGGCACGGGGTATCCGCAACGCGTGCACGGCGCGTTCGTTGCCGATGACGAGGTGCACCGTGTCGTGCAACACTGGCAGCAGTACGGCGAGCCGGATTACGACGAGGCCATCCTCGCGGGCGATCCGGCCGACGCGGCGTCCGCCGATCTGTTCGGCGACGCGGCGGGCGACGCCGAAGCCGACCCGTTGTACGACGAAGCCGCAGCCTTTGTGCTGAATTCGCGGCGTGCGTCGATTTCCGCCGTGCAGCGGCAATTGCGCATCGGATACAACCGGGCGGCGCGTCTGATCGAGCAGATGGAAGCGGCCGGACTCGTCACACCAATGGGACGCAACGGTACCCGCGAAGTGGTCGCGCCGGGCGAATAA
- a CDS encoding ABC transporter substrate-binding protein: protein MQFRFKLMAGAVAFALSASMAIAAEPIKIGVSGPFTGGSSSMGVSMRDGVRLAAAEINKSGGVLGRQIQLVERDEEAKNERGVQVAQELINKEKVVATVGYINTGVALASQRFYQDAKIPVFNNVATGTVITDQFKPPQYPDNYVFRNAAKDSIQAPMIVEEAITRRGFKKPAILADSTNYGQLGREDLEKALKAKGITPVAVEKFNIKDVDMTAQLLKAKQAGADVILTYGIGPELAQIANGMGKLGWKLPIVGSWTLAMANYIDNSGANGEGARMPQTFIQEPNTPKRKAFIDAYVAMFKPKNNRIDSAVSAAQGYDSIYLLAAAIKQAGSTDGPKVRAALEDLKTPVEGVVTTYDHPFTHDDHDAITANIPVFGEVKGGRVVYAYDSDLKAGSKVREKAGATVSK, encoded by the coding sequence ATGCAATTCCGATTCAAGCTCATGGCTGGCGCCGTCGCGTTCGCCCTGTCCGCCTCGATGGCCATTGCGGCCGAACCGATCAAGATCGGCGTGTCCGGCCCGTTCACCGGCGGTTCGTCGTCGATGGGCGTTTCGATGCGCGACGGCGTGCGTCTCGCCGCTGCGGAGATCAACAAGTCGGGCGGCGTGCTCGGCCGTCAGATCCAACTCGTCGAGCGCGACGAAGAAGCCAAGAACGAACGCGGCGTGCAAGTCGCGCAGGAACTGATCAACAAGGAAAAGGTGGTTGCCACCGTCGGTTACATCAACACCGGTGTGGCGCTCGCGTCGCAGCGCTTCTATCAGGATGCCAAAATTCCGGTGTTCAACAACGTGGCCACGGGCACGGTCATTACCGACCAGTTCAAGCCGCCTCAGTATCCGGACAACTACGTCTTCCGCAACGCCGCCAAGGACAGCATTCAGGCGCCGATGATCGTGGAAGAAGCGATTACGCGCCGTGGCTTCAAGAAACCGGCCATTCTCGCGGACTCGACCAACTACGGTCAGCTCGGTCGTGAAGACCTCGAAAAAGCGCTCAAGGCCAAGGGCATCACGCCGGTCGCCGTCGAGAAATTCAACATCAAGGACGTCGACATGACGGCCCAGTTGCTCAAGGCCAAGCAGGCTGGCGCCGACGTGATCCTCACGTACGGTATCGGCCCGGAACTGGCGCAGATCGCCAATGGCATGGGCAAGCTCGGCTGGAAGCTGCCGATCGTGGGCAGCTGGACGCTCGCGATGGCGAACTACATCGACAACTCGGGCGCGAACGGCGAAGGCGCACGTATGCCGCAGACGTTCATTCAGGAACCCAACACGCCCAAGCGCAAGGCCTTCATCGACGCCTACGTGGCCATGTTCAAGCCGAAGAACAACCGCATCGACTCGGCGGTATCAGCTGCGCAAGGCTATGACTCGATCTACCTGCTGGCCGCCGCGATCAAGCAAGCCGGCAGCACGGACGGCCCGAAGGTGCGCGCAGCACTGGAAGACCTGAAGACGCCGGTCGAAGGCGTGGTCACGACGTACGATCATCCGTTCACGCATGACGATCACGACGCCATCACGGCCAACATTCCGGTGTTCGGCGAAGTGAAGGGTGGTCGTGTCGTGTATGCCTACGACAGCGACCTGAAGGCTGGCAGCAAGGTCCGCGAGAAGGCAGGCGCGACGGTCTCCAAGTAA